The proteins below come from a single Garra rufa chromosome 3, GarRuf1.0, whole genome shotgun sequence genomic window:
- the LOC141331458 gene encoding uncharacterized protein — MRMAESESLHFSIGVLGISGGSLLLLVNNYASSPDKALITDTALGVLLLIFAVLLAYSGVRRSQSHNILFGSLCLTVSALWCGAGLVHILAGENVIDGSRGLRNAMVPGLAAFTLALLVICIVAVLCHEVVLSFIALSICLACAHQIAGLADSAFGQAATAVCYLMVCLVGAYFGSGRLLSYITQRKIQLPGTFNKDSVKPMQIQEVNDIVVVGIIMNLLSASVLACPLLGVVPNLFSGHVPWLWTAGVFQLGVCVKSYRSMDTMAATFFGFTSILRFTEGYTALVEHLTTQVPYSPVPFPVVFSVLFFILALFNLQGGFVNTIYQLFFVAYCIAIAAEPQGFFQRGTQGVQAAIFVTSAFVLFITLYNMVASNKIPTGAGLFKNLLARSNRFVLQSNGKELHAPYLGYSKYADAEVLGHGCSVLAAFSITASLTSGNPLAILILPWAVVSGGVLHLICGSVAFARGKTLESTTFILYGIMWTVWGLTRFGGLYGDVRGLHLAVGIIGFMLFNVLVTVGALFLNKAWFIYSFTFQLILISFLLDAVGALPYGYDIGVTIILGLVSFYMFLASIFNCTFKSPQMPFGDPFIKLSGFGGGKDSCPHLSARKSSSVQQIAEIMKNGGICGMPTDTVYVLVAACNRPQAVEKAYKVKKQAKERPMSLWVSSIKQLEPVREQISPLLWDFMEAAWPSSISLVIARAPWMEFFGLGDSSKYIGTPQSIAIRNPDCTVATHLINAVGPIAVTSANPTGEADTTHHNQVYAKLGDKVDGVLCDGPSPENIASTVVDCTKIESGQIGFFRVGLIPKSKVLQIFEEIQKKHMHGEMNTAFEMDITDPHRHLRVSETNLSETQTDSGLGHTTPTDSQSSLDLSQNDRQEEEDDSL, encoded by the exons ATGAGAATGGCGGAGTCTGAATCACTACACTTTTCCATCGGAGTCCTGGGCATATCTGGGG GTTCTTTGTTGCTTCTTGTGAACAACTATGCAAGCTCCCCAGACAAAGCTCTGATCACAGACACAGCTTTAGGAGTTCTGCTCCTCATATTCGCTGTTCTTCTGGCATATTCAG GTGTACGACGCAGCCAGTCCCACAATATACTCTTTGGTAGTTTGTGCCTGACAGTTTCCGCCCTGTGGTGTGGTGCAGGTTTAGTGCACATACTTGCGGGCGAAAACgtaatagatggcagcagagggcTGAGAAATGCCATGGTGCCAGGCCTCGCAGCTTTCACTCTGGCACTGCTTGTTATTTGCATTGTGGCTGTTTTATGTCATGAGGTTGTCCTCTCGTTCATTGCCCTGAGCATATGTTTAGCGTGCGCCCACCAGATTGCGGGTCTGGCAGATTCGGCCTTCGGACAGGCAGCCACCGCAGTCTGCTACCTCATGGTTTGTTTAGTAGGCGCTTATTTTGGTAGTGGCCGTTTGCTGTCTTACATCACACAGAGAAAGATTCAGCTGCCCGGAACATTTAACAAAGATAGCGTGAAGCCAATGCAAATTCAAGAGGTTAATGATATTGTGGTAGTTGGAATTATAATGAACTTGTTGTCAGCTAGTGTGCTAGCTTGTCCTCTGCTTGGTGTTGTCCCTAATCTTTTCTCTGGCCATGTGCCCTGGCTGTGGACCGCTGGTGTCTTCCAGCTGGGTGTGTGCGTTAAGAGCTATAGATCAATGGATACCATGGCAGCCACTTTCTTTGGCTTCACATCGATCCTGCGGTTCACTGAAGGGTACACCGCACTAGTGGAGCACCTCACAACCCAGGTGCCCTATTCCCCAGTGCCGTTTCCAGTTGTATTCTCTGTGTTGTTTTTCATCCTGGCTTTGTTTAACTTGCAGGGAGGGTTTGTGAACACCATCTACCAGCTGTTTTTTGTGGCGTACTGTATAGCTATAGCTGCCGAACCCCAAGGCTTCTTTCAGAGAGGAACGCAAGGTGTGCAGGCGGCTATCTTTGTTACTTCCGCATTTGTGCTCTTTATAACCCTTTATAACATGGTTGCCTCAAACAAGATACCTACAGGTGCAGGCCTCTTCAAAAACCTGTTGGCCCGCAGTAATAGATTTGTCTTGCAAAGTAATGGCAAAGAGCTACATGCTCCCTATCTGGGCTACTCTAAATATGCAGATGCTGAGGTGTTGGGCCACGGCTGCAGTGTCCTAGCTGCCTTTTCGATTACAGCCTCGCTTACTAGTGGAAACCCTTTGGCAATTCTGATCCTGCCTTGGGCGGTGGTTTCGGGTGGTGTGCTGCACCTGATATGTGGCTCTGTTGCCTTTGCTAGAGGAAAGACCCTAGAGAGTACAACTTTCATCCTTTACGGTATCATGTGGACAGTGTGGGGACTGACGCGCTTCGGAGGCCTCTATGGGGATGTGCGCGGCCTACACCTAGCTGTGGGAATTATCGGTTTCATGCTCTTCAATGTGTTAGTGACAGTAGGGGCCTTGTTTCTCAACAAGGCTTGGTTCATCTATTCCTTCACCTTCCAACTCATCCTCATTAGCTTCTTACTGGATGCAGTAGGCGCACTGCCCTACGGCTACGATATCGGTGTGACCATTATCCTCGGGCTTGTCAGCTTCTACATGTTCCTGGCCAGCATTTTCAACTGCACATTTAAAAGTCCACAAATGCCATTCGGTGATCCTTTCATCAAGTTGAGTGGCTTTGGAGGAGGCAAAGACAGTTGCCCTCACCTTTCAGCCAGGAAGTCCTCATCCGTTCAGCAAATTGCAG AGATCATGAAGAATGGGGGCATATGTGGAATGCCTACAGACACCGTCTATGTGCTTGTGGCTGCTTGCAATCGCCCACAGGCTGTTGAAAAGGCATATAA GGTGAAGAAACAGGCTAAAGAACGACCTATGTCCTTATGGGTTTCTTCTATAAAGCAGCTGGAGCCAGTCAGAGAACAGATCAGCCCTCTTCTCTGGGACTTTATGGAAGCTGCTTGGCCATCTTCCATTAGCTTAGTTATAGCTAGAG CTCCATGGATGGAATTCTTTGGATTGGGCGACTCATCCAAATACATTGGCACACCGCAAAGCATAGCTATAAGAAACCCAGATTGCACTGTTGCTACACACCTCATAAATGCA GTGGGTCCCATTGCGGTCACCTCTGCTAATCCCACTGGTGAGGCAGATACTACCCATCATAACCAAGTTTATGCAAAACTTGGTGACAAG GTAGATGGGGTGCTGTGTGATGGGCCATCTCCAGAGAATATCGCCTCCACAGTGGTAGACTGCACCAAAATTGAGAGCGGCCAGATTGGATTTTTCCGTGTCGGGCTTATTCCTAAATCTAAG gttcttcagatcttTGAGGAGATTCAGAAGAAGCACATGCATGGAGAAATGAACACAGCTTTTGAGATGGATATCACAGATCCTCACAGACATCTCAGAGTCTCTGAGACAAACTTGTCAGAGACTCAGACAGACTCTGGGCTTGGTCATACGACCCCAACTGACTCACAGAGCTCTCTGGACCTCAGCCAAAATGATCGTCAGGAAGAGGAGGACGATTCTTTATAG
- the LOC141331743 gene encoding SCAN domain-containing protein 3-like codes for MCGGIMLRNTTLFAPILFASYNRSSTTMVRSLTAQERATAASLHVSWILAKKKRPFTDSETVKDCMLAVVDEVINDDKIKMSVASAIKNVPLSDTSNIRRVEILAADVYETLLGDLMKADTMSIAVDESTDKTDTAQLCIYVRFFDGKCFREELLGLLPLEGHTTGDIVFGKISAFFKDSGLDMKRVCMLVTDGAPSMTGKVNGLAARWSAVAPQLISLHCIVHQAVLCAKLSGALKTTMDSVMAMINFIRSTSSLQHRLFRMLLSEMSAEHHDLLLHNDVRWLSKGKALERFCGLREEIITFLRGSKQKKAETHLSRILDDNFMADACFLSDIFKHLNDLNLGLQGRDKTVIDLVEQMRAFQVKLDLFTNDLSTGRMLHFPTLRKCISSPAQITDVMTDFIAMLKNNFAGRLDGLDLPTELAVFVRDPFTVAIEGDLSARAKKLVPSIDEGKFTLELVDMQSSVTMAQELSTNGPAMFWTDVNAHQFPNIKKVAIVMLSMFGSTYTCESSFSHMNSIKSNSRCSLTDHTLHQCLRIALTTYEPKVTALIQNKKCHFSH; via the coding sequence ATGTGCGGAGGCATCATGTTGAGAAACACCACACTTTTCGCACCAATTTTGTTTGCATCTTACAACCGGAGCAGTACTACCATGGTGCGGTCATTAACAGCCCAAGAGAGAGCTACTGCAGCATCCCTTCATGTTTCCTGGATACTGGCAAAAAAGAAAAGGCCATTCACAGACTCTGAAACCGTGAAGGACTGTATGCTGGCTGTCGTGGATGAGGTGATAAATGACGATAAAATTAAAATGAGCGTGGCATCTGCTATAAAAAACGTACCCCTGTCAGATACTTCAAACATTCGTAGGGTTGAAATCCTTGCTGCAGATGTGTATGAAACGCTGTTAGGAGACCTGATGAAAGCGGATACTATGTCTATAGCAGTAGATGAGTCCACAGACAAAACTGATACTGCTCAGTTGTGCATATATGTCCGTTTTTTTGATGGCAAATGCTTCCGAGAGGAGCTGCTCGGCCTACTGCCATTAGAAGGACACACAACTGGCGATATAGTCTTTGGGAAAATTTCCGCCTTTTTTAAAGACAGTGGTCTGGATATGAAGCGTGTGTGCATGCTTGTGACAGATGGGGCTCCGTCCATGACGGGGAAAGTGAATGGTTTGGCAGCACGTTGGTCCGCTGTTGCACCTCAGTTGATCTCCTTACACTGCATTGTGCATCAGGCGGTGTTGTGCGCAAAACTAAGCGGGGCGCTCAAAACGACAATGGACAGCGTTATGGCTATGATTAATTTTATTCGCTCCACATCAAGCCTCCAACACCGCTTATTCCGCATGCTGCTGTCAGAAATGTCTGCTGAGCACCACGACCTTCTTTTGCATAATGACGTGAGGTGGCTGTCCAAAGGCAAAGCACTGGAGCGTTTCTGCGGTCTCAGAGAAGAGATCATAACTTTCCTCCGCGGCAGCAAGCAAAAAAAGGCAGAAACGCACTTGAGTCGCATACTGGACGACAACTTCATGGCCGATGCATGCTTTCTGAGCGACATATTCAAACACCTGAACGATCTCAATTTGGGACTACAAGGCAGAGACAAAACTGTCATCGACCTTGTGGAACAGATGCGCGCATTCCAAGTTAAACTGGACcttttcacaaatgatttgagcACAGGCAGAATGCTGCATTTTCCGACACTCCGCAAATGCATCTCATCCCCCGCACAAATCACGGATGTGATGACAGATTTCATTGCGATGTTGAAAAATAACTTTGCTGGTCGATTGGATGGACTTGATCTGCCCACAGAGTTGGCCGTTTTTGTCAGAGACCCGTTCACTGTTGCAATAGAAGGGGACTTATCCGCCAGAGCTAAGAAACTGGTCCCTTCCATCGACGAGGGGAAATTCACACTCGAACTTGTTGACATGCAGTCATCTGTAACCATGGCACAGGAGCTTTCCACTAACGGGCCTGCAATGTTTTGGACTGATGTCAACGCACATCAGTTCCCTAACATTAAGAAAGTAGCGATCGTCATGCTTAGTATGTTTGGATCAACATATACATGTGAGTCAAGTTTTTCACACATGAACTCCATAAAAAGCAACTCTCGTTGCTCCCTGACTGACCATACTCTCCACCAATGCCTTCGAATTGCATTGACAACTTACGAGCCTAAAGTCACTGCTCTcattcaaaacaaaaaatgtcACTTCTCCCACTAA
- the LOC141331459 gene encoding glutamine amidotransferase-like class 1 domain-containing protein 3, mitochondrial yields MAKRVAVILSGCGVYDGTEVHEASAVMVHLSRAGAKVQMFAPDVEMMHVVNHCEGKPGTEKRNVLQESARIARGDITDLAKLDAGAFDALIIPGGFGVAKNLSDWATKGKEYSIKPEIEKVIKAFLQAKKPMGMCCISPVLAAKAIPGCELTVGHDTECEKWPYAQVAQAMAELGCKHLNKNVGEVHVDSKNKLVTTSAFMCNTAIHEVFDGLGVMVKEVLKLA; encoded by the exons ATGGCAAAGCGTGTGGCGGTGATTTTGTCAGGCTGCGGCGTGTATGACGGCACAGAGGTTCATGAGGCGTCTGCTGTGATGGTGCACCTAAGTCGAGCAGGTGCCAAG GTTCAGATGTTTGCACCTGATGTTGAGATGATGCATGTGGTGAACCACTGTGAAGGAAAGCCCGGAACGGAGAAGAGGAACGTGCTGCAAGAGAGCGCGCGCATTGCCCGGGGTGACATCACAGACCTGGCCAAGCTAGACGCCGGCGCCTTTGATGCGCTCATCATTCCAG GTGGTTTTGGAGTGGCTAAAAACCTGAGCGACTGGGCCACCAAAGGCAAGGAGTACTCAATCAAACCTGAGATTGAGAAGGTCATTAAAGCATTCCTCCAGGCGAAGAAACCCATGGGCATGTGCTGCATCTCTCCTGTACTGGCAGCCAAAGCTATTCCCGGATGTGAGCTGACCGTCGGCCACGACACAGAGTGTGAGAA GTGGCCATACGCACAAGTGGCTCAAGCCATGGCTGAACTGGGCTGCAAACACTTGAATAAGAATGTCGGCGAGGTGCACGTCGATTCCAAGAACAAACTGGTGACTACGAGTGCCTTCATGTGCAACACTGCCATCCATGAGGTCTTTGATGGTCTGGGTGTCATGGTCAAAGAAGTTCTCAAACTAGCCTAA